The DNA region ATCAACATTTCCATTCTTTAATGCAACATGTAAAGCTGTATCGTTCTGCTTATTAGTAGTCCTCAGCAGCTGCTTGGTTATTCCCCGGTTTTCGATATCTGAACTTACATTATTGATGGCTGAATTGACAAGAAGTTGTAGAACTTGAAAGGAACCTACACTAGCTGCAACGTGTAGAGGTGTGTCTCCATTGTTGTTTTCTCCCAAGAGGAGACATGGGCGAAGTTCAAGTATGGCTGCAGCGAAATCAAGCCTCTGATGCTTAGCTGCAATGTGAAGAACGTTGTTCTTATGTGGTGTTACCTTGTCGAAATCTGAATGGTGACAGCTGTCAAGATTAAGGAGATTAGTCTCCCCTTTAGCTGCAGCTATATGCAATATCCAGTCCATCATGCGTCTGCAACAAAACACAGTTAGTAAAACCACAAGAACGAATCTAAAGATTTAAGTTACGTAGATTCTTGGTCAAGTAAAAACTACCAAACCTGCAAGGAAGCTGATGCAAAGAAGATTTTCTTGGAGAGAAAGGAGACGCAGATTCAGCTTCTTATATAGTCCTGTATTGTAGAACGCGGTATCGCAAAGCTGAATGTGGAAGCAATGCCATCTCTTTTAGATGGATATCTAGGATTGAAAACACAGATGCAGATTTGCTTGCAAAGCAGATACTTTCTGTAAATGAGGCTTTAATGATTTCCACCTAAGttttaataaatgaaattgTGTTTCAACGTTAGTGTGTGGAGgatatattttttctctttctcatcCTATCTTATATGCGTTCTTAAGATTACTAAGCATGTTACATACAAAATGACATTAGCTCTCtgaaaattaagaaagaaaTTCATAAGAACATGATCCTTCATCACttagtattttttgttttttgtttttgtttttttttttattgcttaAATTTGCCTTAGTATTTTTGGTTGCATAAACTGTTTATTTCTTGAAGGGATCCTAAactgtttgtttctttcttttccagTTGTTGTACTTAGCTAGTATCATATAGTTTCATATTTGTAAAACCTTCTCATCATTTTAGTTATTACATACATATCGTCTAAAATATTATGTTCGATTTGtcacaaatgaaacaaaaacaacaacaaaacatattttaaaaaaatggaacgATCATTCTTATGTGATGTTCTTAGCCGGATCGGTCCTAGACTTGGGTGGCTGCAGCTTCTAGTGCTTCAACAGCCGCCTCCGTCCCTACATTAGCTACTTCCTCAGGGGTCTTGAATTTGTTCACAAGGCATTCTGGTTAACACCAATGCCTTGAAATTTTTTGACCAAATATCTAATTACTGGTTGAAGTTTTTAAAAGAGTGAAGGGTAATACCATGTCAGGAAAACAAACAACGAATAACTGATTCATCAAGAAGCTGAGTTCTGGCCAATAACAACATATATACACGATGCATAATCTAGCTCTCACTGTAAAGAACTTAAAAATAGAAGACTAATGATTCAAGTTAGCAATGTAATGTTAACTCTTGCTCTGAGAGTAAAAGAGTTCTGCAGCTGTTAAGCGATCACACGGTTCCCAACACTCTTATCCACTCGCTTGTTACGCAAAAGAAGCAACAAAATGGCGTGGACTGATGGATGGAGATCGCCTACATGCATCAGATGAAGAGGGATCTCAGGGATGTTTTTATATGACTGAAGAGTGGAGAGATGTTCTTCCTTTACCATCAACTAGTGTTCCCAAACGTAAGGATAGTTACCAAAAAGCTCTCTATAGGATACGTACGGAAGATAGAAGACAGATTATCTCAAGTCTGGTTTTATTAGCCAACGTGTTAATGTGTGGAGGATCGAGGATGGCTAACTAACAACATGAgtttttcttcctctttctcATCCTATCTTAAGATTACTAAAAACTTGTtccatacaaaataatattaactcTCTGAAATTTAAGAAAGAAATTCACAAAAGAACATGATTTCGTTTGTTCAACCATCATTTTCCTTAGTTCAAccatcattttatttattatattacatATCTAGAGTATTATGTTCGAATTGTCAcaactgaaacaaaaacaacaaacatattaaaaaaaagatggaaCAAGCATTGTTATGTGGTTAGCAGGATCAGTCCTAGACTTGGGTGGCTGCAGCTTCTTGTGCTTCAACAGCAGCCTCCGTCTCTGCTTTAGCTACTTCCTCAGGAGTCTTGCCATTGGTCACAGGTGGCACCAAAGAGTCGAACTTGTCTGATTTCCCCAACACAATCTCAATCTGCGTAAAACAATAACACAAAAGAGAGAATTGTAAAATAAGGAGTCTGAGATTTGTAAAATAAGAAGTCAAAATGTTACAAAGGGAGATGCTAAACTTGCCTTTGCTTTCTGAACCATCTTTCCTTTGGTCTCATCCTTCATTCCCACAGTGGATGTCAACACTTCTGAAcaatgataaaagaaaaaaaaaagattcttgaATTAGATTAAAAGCTTTTTATCATATCatgaaataaagaaagataGAGAGACTTTCAACTTACTCTTCTCTGTAGCCAATCCATTGTTCTTCAAGATCTCAGAGATTGTTACAACCGTCGTAATTGCTATGCGCCAAATCAAACAGTTCAACGTAAATACACAAAGAGGAGAGACCAGTATCCAACCTTTCGTCAACAAGATTTTAAGTTATaatgaaaaatgtatattattacCCATTCCGAGTGCAGAGAGTTCAACCTCATTGTGTTGCTGAATGTACCTCTGCATTCACACAAAAATTGATTCAGAAACTGCTCTATTTTGGAATACAAAACGATCGTTCATGAATATCATACTATATAACTAGTCGATAAACAGATCGAAAACAAGATCTGGCAGGCAAACAACCCTAGATCCGGTGCGAAATTTTCGATTCAGATTCAAGAGGTTTTTAACAAAATACCTTGGCGAGATTAACGTAGAAGAACAGTGGCTTCTTcgtgttggaaacttgaatcCTGTTCTTCTTGTGAGTCTCCGTCTTTGCTGGCGTGAGGATGATGTTTATCTCCGGTGCTGTGATCGGTGCAGGGGCCGGTGTCGCTATTTGCATCGCCATCTTCTTCTTGGATCACTCTCGttctttcagtttcttctctATCTCTGCGTAAAACTTCTCTTTGATAGCGGGAATATTAGAAAACCGTTATGAGGCCCAGGGGCATTTTATATAGCAACGTGAAGCCAACGAGATGTCGACACGTGTTTGTCTTCGAGTTGGTTTGTTGACCGAGTAAGAGGGAAAAGACGGGAAAGACGGATTGGTTCCATTCATTCATCTCCTTTCGAGTGATAACCCCTATCATTCTGACATATTTACCCTTTTGGGTTTTGAACTTTTTACAAAACTAAGCGTGGGCCTACCAATATGCTTACGTAAATGGGCTTGcgctatattttttttgatagaaATTATACAGATATTTAACGGTTTAAATTTGACTCTACAGACTGCAATCAAATCGTAAGTGTTTATGGTTTTATTACGCAGTCACATTTATTCTTGTTTTGAACATCCATTAGTGGTATGAGTACTACAGTCTCTAACACCAATAGTAACGAGATGGTCCCTATCCACAATACACATATCAATCTCTCGCTGTTGGTTAGCATTTTCGAAgcataaaaatagaaaatcttttTTCTTGGACTAACCGCCtgatttgtaaaaaaatttgcCTCCAAAAAATAAAGGTTTTCTAGTTTTGAGTTGTGACGTGGGTCTTACGTCTTTTCAAATTTAAACATGAGTTGCGAGGGAAAGTATATGAACTAGTCTTGAAGTCTGAACTCGGAAAGGCAGGAAGCATTTTTTTCAAAGCTTCCTGTGAAGCCCCGAGCTCGAGAAGGTAATTTTGAACCATTTTCGGCCAGAGCTCAGTCATTCTTCTTGTGACAAAGTAGCTTATGTTCCAAGTATCTTTCTAGCTTCTTTTGACCCGTCCCAAGTCGATAAAACTCATCCTTTCTCTGAGAAAAAGCTTCAGCGTCGCATTCGTCTCGtgaatgttggataagcttcaaagatagtttaggaaacaagttattcataaaaggaagtttgaataactaaaaaggaaaaacttgatttagatttatgttaagtttctaGATCACTTTGTAATAGGTTAAGCTAAGactctatatatatagagatctaTAATGTAAGATGATCTCAAGAAGTTAAGAGATTAATAAAACGAAGAAACTGTTTTATTAACAAGCTTTCATATTCACACATTCGATCCTTAGGCGActttatttggtatcagagcctggtttTTGTGTGATTGTGAAATCGAGAAGCTGTATCCATGGCTGATACAAAAGCTTTAACAGAGATGAAGCCactaggaagaagagaagacttTCCGAGTGCTGTAATCTGTCCGATGCTCAATACGACGAACTACACTGTTTGGGCAAAGAGGATGAAGATTCTGTTAAAGGTTCACAAAGTTTGGGGTGCAGTAGATCCAGGCACTGACGACGAAGAAAGAAACGATCTCGCAACGGGACTTCTGTTCGGTTCAATACCTGAAGCGATGGTTTTACAAGCCGGAGAAGATGACTCCCCTAAAGTTATATGGGAAGCCATTAAAACCAGAAACCTTGGTGTTGAACGCGTTAAAGAAGCTCGTCTACTAACGCTGATGAATGAATTCGATCGATTAAGTATGGAAGACTCGGACAGTATAGATAACTTCACGAGCAAGTTAACAGAGCTTGCATCAAAAGCGTCCTCGTTGGGACAGAGCATTGATCAACCAAAACTCGTGAAGAAACTTCTCAACAGTCTACCAATGAAATTCATTCACATGACGGCATCAATAGAGCAGATGCTTGATCTAAACAAAACCTCTTTTGAAGATATTATTGGAAGACTCAAAGCATATGAAGAACGAGTCAAAGGCAAAACTGCATATGATCAACAAAACAATCTGTTGTTCTCAAGCACTGAAACATCAAGCGATCAGAACTCGAGAGGCAGAGGAAGAGGATCATATCGTGGTCGTGGTCAAGGAAGCAGAGgtagaggacgaggaagaagcaACACTGGCGAGGggaacaaagaaaagaaagactACTCCCAGATCACATGCTTCAATTGTAAGAAGAAGGGACACTTCAAATCCGTGTGtcctgagaagaaagaagagaaacaagagcTCAACAAGACAGAGACGGAGGTAGCAGAAGTTGCGTTATACATGCATCAAGTTGTGTATCTCAACGAAGAGAAAGTCTTACCGAATTCACTAGAGCCAAGCAAGAAAGAAGATGGTATATGGTATCTAGACAACGGTGCGAGCAATCACATGACTGGTGAAAAATCTTACTTCTcagagctcaacgagaacatcAAAGGAAAAGTCAAGTTCGGAGATGGCTCGTATGTAGATATAAACGGCAAAGGATCTATTCTCTTTGAAGCCAAGACATGGGAACAGAAGCTCCTAACCGACATATATTACATACCGAACTTGAAGAGTAACATACTAAGTCTGGGTCAAGCAACTGAACAAGGGTGTGACATAAGGATGAAAGAGAATTACCTCACTTTGAGAGATCCAAGCGGTAGACTTTTGGTGAAAGTTCAGAGAGCTTCTAATCGTCTATATAAGATATCACTCAAAGTCGGTAAACCTACTTGTCTACTCGCAAAGATCAAGGAGGAACCATGGAGATGGCACGCACGCCTTGGTCATATAAGCTTCAAGACAATAAGGGCCATGGCAACACATGATATGGTTCGTGGCTTACCTGAAATACATGAAGAGAAGCAGCTGTGTGACTCATGTTTGGTCGGGAAGCAGACGCGTCACAGCTTTCCTGCAGCAACTGCATACAGAGCTTCGGTTGCTCTCGAGCTGTTACACGCGGATCTGTGCGGTCCCATATCACCGGCAACACAAGGTCACAACAACTATATCTTCGTCATAGTTGATGATTGTACGAGATATATGTGGTCTATTTTGTTGAGAGAAAAGAGTGAAGCCTTTGATAGATTCAAGAGTTTTAAAGCCCTTGTTGAGAGGGAAGCAAACAAGACAATCGGAACACTCCGTACGGACAGAGGAGGAGAGTTCACGTCAAAGGATTTCCAAGACTTCTGCAACAAACATGGCATCAAACGCCATTTAACAGCACCATATACTccacaacagaatggagttGTGGAGAGAAGGAATCGTACTTTAATGGAGATGACTCGAAGCATGATGAAAGCTATGAAGGTACCGAACTACATGTGGGGAGAAGCCGTGCGACACGCAACATATGTGATCAATCGTGTTCCTACTAGAGCATTGAAGAATAAAACTCCATACGAAAGCTTGAAGGGAGGAAAGCCTAACGTAGGTCACATAAGAGTTTTTGGATGTGTTGCTCACGCGAAAGTAGATTCAGTTCATCTAAGGAAACTTGATGATCGTTCTCAAGCTCTTGTTCATCTCGGAATCGAACCAGGCACGAAAGCTTATCGACTTTATAATCCTACCTTCAAAAGGATAGTCGTAAGTCGGGACGTAATTTTTGACGAGAAGACTTGTTGGAATTGGAAGGGAGCTACTAAGGAAGGACAAGACGACTCTGGTATGTTCCGTATGACGTGGGGATTGACTGTAAACGAAGGGAATGGTCCGTTTATAGCCAGCacacaacaagaagaaaccgCGAATGCAGAAACAGAGCAGCAAGAAGACGAAACAGGTGTTACACACGCAGAATCAGATGTAACacacaacgaagaagaagaagttgaacAAAGCTCGACACAGGAAGTAAGGCGCTCAACTCGTCAAACAAGTAAACCTAGTTACCTAGATGACTACATTTTACTTGCTGAGATAGAATGTGAGCTGCTGCTTCATGTTATCAATGATGAGCCAAAGAATTTCCAAGAAGCAAAGGGAGATAAAAGATGGACGAAGGCATGTGAAGACGAGATCCATTCTATCAACATAAACAAGACATGGACGCTAACAGACAAGCCAGCTGGAGCAAAGATCATCGGTCTCAAGTGGATCTTCAAGATCAAAAGAAACGCTGATGGATCTATCAACAAGTTCAAAGCGAGACTCGTAGCTAAAGGTTACGTACAAGAACATGGTATCGACTTTGATGAAgtgtttgcaccagtggctcGATTAGAGACCATAAGACTCCTGATTGGGTTAGCTGCTGCGAACAAGTGGGAGATTCACCATCTAGACGTCAAGACAGCATTCTTACATGGTGAGTTACACGAAGAAGTTTATGTGTCACAGCCTGAAGGGTTTGAAAAGAAGGGAGAAGAGCATAAGGTTTTCAAACTCTCCAAGGCCTTGTATGGATTGAAACAAGCTCCACGAGCTTGGAACATAAAGCTTGATCGAACTTTGAAGCAACTCGGCTTCAAGAGGTGTTCTAAAGAAAATTCTGTCTATCGAAAGGATGATAAAGGAAAGCTTCTTATCGTAGCTATCTATGTTGACGACTTGTTCATTACCGGAGACTCTGCAAAAGAAATCTCAGAGTTTAAGAAGAACATGTCAAAGAACTTTGAGATGTCTGATTTAGGTCTTCTAACCTACTACCTCGGATTGGAAGTAAGACAAAGCTCAAAGTCCATCATGATCAATCAAGAAGCGTATGCGAGGAGAGTATTGGAGGAAGCTGCAATGGACGACTGCAACTCGACATGTATACCCATGGAGTTCGGTCTGCAACTCTCAAAAGGCCTCGACGAACCTGAGATAGATGCTACACTTTATCGAAGAAGAATTGGCTGTCTCAGATATCTTATGCACTCACCAGACATGTGTTACGCAGTGGGCATCTTGAGTAGATATATGCACTCACCAAGAACGTCTCACGGCAACGCACTGAAGCAAGTGCTAAGGTACTTAAAGGGAACAGTCGGGTACGGATTATCTTACGAGCAAGGTGGATCAATGAATCTCGTGGGATATAGTGACAGTAGTCACAACACGGATCCGGACGATGGAAGAAGTACGACAGGTCACTTGTTTTGTCTAGGAGAAACGCCAATCACTTGGTGCTCGCAGAAGCAAGACACTGTGTCTTTAAGCTCGTGTGAAGCAGAGTATATGGCGGCAACGGAAGCAGCAAAGCAGGCGGTCTGGATACAAGATTTGATAAGTGAGATTACAggaaaagagatgaagaagacgatgatacGAGTGGACAACAAGTCAGCTATATCATTAGCCAAGAATCCCGTGTTTCACCGTAGGAGCAAACACATTCACAAGAGGTTCCATTTCATTCGCGAACGAGTAGAGCAAGACGAGATTGATGTGGAACATGTTCCTGGAGAAAAGCAGAAAGCGGACATTCTAACTAAAGCTTTAGCAAGaatcaagttcaaagagatgaggGAGCTGATTCAAGTTCAAGACTTAAGCAAAGATGGCTTGAAG from Raphanus sativus cultivar WK10039 unplaced genomic scaffold, ASM80110v3 Scaffold1907, whole genome shotgun sequence includes:
- the LOC130504950 gene encoding uncharacterized protein At2g34160-like, which produces MAMQIATPAPAPITAPEINIILTPAKTETHKKNRIQVSNTKKPLFFYVNLAKRYIQQHNEVELSALGMAITTVVTISEILKNNGLATEKKVLTSTVGMKDETKGKMVQKAKIEIVLGKSDKFDSLVPPVTNGKTPEEVAKAETEAAVEAQEAAATQV